From a region of the Streptomyces sp. NBC_00193 genome:
- a CDS encoding DNA polymerase III subunit delta', which yields MPVWDDLVGQERVQTQLAAAAVDADALVTAIESGNPPPPGSKMTHAWLFTGPPGSGRATAARAFAAALQCTSPDRALGGEPGCGFCDGCHTTVIGTHADVEIVRTDQLSIGVKDTRSLVRRAQLSPAVGRWQVIVLEDADRLTEGAGNVLLKGVEEPAPRTVWLLCAPSLEDVLPTIRSRCRHLSLRTPPVSAVAEVLVRRDGIEPAVAQAAARATQGHIDRARRLATDEAARTRRATVLRMPMRVADVGDCLKAAQELVDAAAEDAKQVAEEVDTKETEELRAALGAGAGTGGRMPRGTAGVMKELEDRQKRRRTRTQRDSLDLALTDLTGFYRDVLALQLGSALAIANEEIRQDLDRIARESGPERTLRRIEAIIACRQALDRNVAPLLAVEAMTMSLRAG from the coding sequence ATGCCCGTATGGGACGACCTGGTGGGACAGGAGCGGGTCCAGACCCAGCTGGCCGCCGCCGCAGTAGACGCCGACGCCCTCGTCACCGCCATCGAGTCGGGGAACCCGCCGCCGCCCGGCTCCAAGATGACGCACGCCTGGCTGTTCACCGGCCCTCCCGGCTCGGGGCGGGCCACCGCCGCCCGCGCCTTCGCGGCCGCGCTCCAGTGCACCAGCCCGGACCGCGCCCTCGGCGGCGAGCCGGGCTGCGGGTTCTGCGACGGCTGCCACACCACCGTGATCGGTACGCACGCCGATGTGGAGATCGTCCGCACCGATCAGCTGTCCATCGGCGTGAAGGACACCCGGTCGCTGGTGCGCCGGGCGCAGTTGTCCCCGGCTGTCGGACGGTGGCAGGTCATCGTCCTGGAGGACGCCGACCGGCTGACGGAAGGCGCCGGAAACGTGCTGCTCAAGGGCGTGGAGGAACCTGCTCCGCGGACCGTGTGGCTGCTGTGTGCGCCCTCGCTGGAGGACGTGCTGCCCACCATCCGCTCCCGCTGCCGGCACCTTTCGCTGCGCACCCCGCCGGTGTCCGCCGTCGCCGAGGTGCTCGTGCGGCGCGACGGCATCGAACCGGCCGTGGCGCAGGCGGCCGCCCGCGCGACCCAGGGGCACATCGACCGGGCCCGCCGGCTCGCCACCGACGAGGCGGCCCGCACGCGGCGCGCCACCGTCCTGCGGATGCCGATGCGCGTGGCCGACGTCGGCGACTGCCTGAAGGCGGCGCAGGAGCTGGTGGACGCCGCCGCGGAGGACGCCAAGCAGGTCGCGGAAGAGGTCGACACCAAGGAGACCGAGGAGCTGCGGGCCGCGCTCGGCGCCGGAGCGGGTACGGGCGGACGCATGCCGCGCGGTACGGCGGGCGTGATGAAGGAGCTGGAGGACCGGCAGAAGCGCCGGCGCACGCGTACGCAGCGCGACAGCCTCGACCTGGCCCTGACCGACCTCACCGGCTTCTACCGGGACGTGCTGGCCCTCCAGCTCGGCTCTGCGCTGGCCATCGCGAACGAGGAGATACGGCAGGACCTGGACCGGATCGCCCGGGAGTCGGGCCCGGAGCGCACCCTGCGGCGGATCGAGGCGATCATCGCGTGCCGGCAGGCGCTGGACCGCAACGTCGCCCCGCTGCTCGCCGTCGAGGCGATGACGATGTCGCTGCGCGCGGGCTGA
- a CDS encoding small secreted protein: MNKKLAAAVSGAAVLMLVLSGCGGDDGDKKTDAWAKKVCDSWQPELKKIEQANADIKRVATESSKPEEVQATDSAAFGTMSESYKAMGTALTGAGVPPVKDGEKTQAAAVMGFESTSAGYTALKTKMDALDAKDQGKFAEGLKEVAGGLEEATKGGKEALDQLKAGGLDKAMNSQKGCQVTTPSPAKS; encoded by the coding sequence GTGAACAAGAAGCTTGCGGCCGCGGTATCGGGCGCTGCGGTGCTGATGCTCGTCCTGTCCGGCTGCGGCGGGGACGACGGCGACAAGAAGACCGACGCCTGGGCCAAGAAGGTCTGCGACAGCTGGCAGCCCGAGCTCAAGAAGATCGAGCAGGCGAACGCCGACATCAAGCGGGTGGCGACCGAGAGCAGCAAGCCCGAGGAGGTCCAGGCGACCGACTCGGCGGCCTTCGGGACCATGTCCGAGTCGTACAAGGCGATGGGTACGGCCCTCACGGGTGCGGGAGTTCCGCCCGTCAAGGACGGGGAGAAGACCCAGGCCGCAGCGGTCATGGGCTTCGAGTCGACGTCGGCGGGCTACACCGCTCTGAAGACGAAGATGGACGCCCTCGACGCCAAGGACCAGGGCAAGTTCGCCGAGGGCCTCAAGGAGGTGGCGGGCGGCCTGGAGGAAGCGACCAAGGGCGGCAAGGAAGCCCTCGACCAGCTCAAGGCGGGCGGGCTGGACAAGGCGATGAACAGCCAGAAGGGCTGCCAGGTGACGACTCCGTCGCCGGCGAAGTCCTAG
- a CDS encoding alpha/beta fold hydrolase → MDTSRLLRTTGTVIAAAGLLLSGCTSGGSGTPRAAASSGGASEATSAEPTAVPAALRPYYDQKLTWRECGVPGFECSTMKVPLDYANPGAGDIDIAVSRRKATDPSKRLGSLVVNPGGPGGSGIGYLQAYAGIGYPAPVRAAYDMVSFDPRGVDRSSPVECLNGPAMDKYTQVDQTPDTPAEQALLVAAFKEFAAACQTHSQRVLPHVSTVDAARDMDVLRAVLGDEKLNYVGASYGTFLGATYADLFPGRAGRLVLDGAMDPSRPAADLNRDQTEGFETAFRAFAADCAKQTDCPLGKGSPEQIAERLKEFFRKVDAQPVPTTDRSRSALGESLATTGVIAALYDENAWPQLREALGAAINEDDGSGLLTLADSYYEREQDGKYANLMSANAAVNCLDQPPAFAGPEAVEKALPSFEKASPVFGAGLAWASLNCAYWPAKATGTAQALHAKGAPPIVVVGTTRDPATPYKWAQALAGQLDSGVLLTYDGDGHTAYGRGSDCIDSAINRYLLEGTAPQDGKKC, encoded by the coding sequence ATGGACACCAGTCGCCTGCTGCGCACCACCGGGACCGTGATCGCCGCTGCGGGGCTACTGCTCTCCGGGTGCACCTCGGGCGGTTCGGGAACACCCCGTGCCGCCGCGTCGTCCGGCGGGGCCTCCGAGGCGACGTCGGCGGAGCCGACCGCCGTTCCGGCCGCGCTGCGCCCGTACTACGACCAGAAGCTGACCTGGCGCGAGTGCGGTGTGCCCGGCTTCGAGTGCTCGACCATGAAGGTTCCGCTGGACTACGCGAACCCCGGGGCCGGGGACATCGACATCGCGGTGTCCCGCCGCAAGGCCACGGACCCCTCCAAGCGGCTCGGCTCGCTCGTGGTGAACCCGGGAGGCCCGGGCGGATCCGGCATCGGCTACCTCCAGGCGTACGCGGGCATCGGCTACCCGGCCCCGGTGCGTGCCGCGTACGACATGGTCTCCTTCGACCCGCGCGGCGTGGACCGCAGCAGCCCCGTGGAATGCCTGAACGGTCCGGCCATGGACAAGTACACCCAGGTGGACCAGACGCCGGACACGCCGGCGGAGCAGGCCCTGCTGGTGGCCGCCTTCAAGGAGTTCGCGGCCGCCTGCCAGACGCACTCGCAGCGGGTCCTGCCGCACGTCTCCACGGTCGACGCCGCCCGCGACATGGACGTCCTGCGCGCGGTGCTGGGCGACGAGAAGCTGAACTACGTCGGAGCCTCGTACGGCACCTTCCTCGGGGCGACGTACGCCGACCTCTTCCCGGGCCGGGCCGGCCGGCTGGTGCTGGACGGGGCGATGGACCCCTCCCGGCCCGCGGCCGACCTGAACCGGGACCAGACGGAGGGCTTCGAAACCGCCTTCCGGGCCTTCGCGGCGGACTGCGCGAAGCAGACCGACTGCCCGCTCGGCAAGGGCAGCCCGGAGCAGATCGCGGAGCGCCTGAAGGAGTTCTTCCGCAAGGTCGACGCCCAGCCGGTCCCCACGACCGACCGGTCGCGCAGCGCGCTCGGCGAGTCGCTGGCGACGACCGGGGTGATCGCCGCCCTGTACGACGAGAACGCCTGGCCGCAGCTGCGCGAGGCGCTCGGGGCCGCGATCAACGAAGACGACGGCAGCGGGCTGCTGACGCTCGCCGACAGCTACTACGAGCGCGAGCAGGACGGCAAGTACGCCAACCTCATGTCGGCGAACGCCGCCGTCAACTGCCTCGACCAGCCCCCGGCCTTCGCCGGGCCCGAGGCGGTCGAGAAGGCGCTGCCCTCCTTCGAGAAGGCCTCCCCGGTCTTCGGTGCGGGCCTGGCCTGGGCCTCGCTGAACTGCGCGTACTGGCCGGCGAAGGCCACCGGCACGGCCCAGGCACTGCACGCGAAGGGCGCCCCGCCGATCGTGGTGGTCGGCACCACCCGGGACCCGGCGACCCCGTACAAGTGGGCCCAGGCCCTGGCGGGCCAGCTCGACTCGGGCGTCCTGCTGACCTACGACGGCGACGGCCACACCGCGTACGGCCGGGGCAGCGACTGCATCGACTCGGCGATCAACCGCTACCTCCTGGAAGGCACCGCTCCGCAGGACGGAAAGAAGTGCTGA
- a CDS encoding methyltransferase produces the protein MSTTSLPPGLPARLPSSARAAELRAALLAAGFTADGLLDLLGAPAYAALARSETVPALRATRSRGDGPLASLTRLFLLRQPVPYVHAAQALPVDAALADGWLRREGDEVHATVDVRPYGGPDGEDWFIVSDLGCAVGGAGGIGSREEGVVLGVGGASTTLAGITIRTPVGSALDVGTGSGIQALHAAQHATRVTATDVNPRALEFTRLTLALSGAPEAELLAGSLFEPVGAATYDLIVSNPPFVISPGARLTYRDGGMGGDDLCRTLVQEAGARLNPGGFAQFLGNWQHVEGEDWHDRVRAWVPRGCDAWIVQRDVQDVTQYAELWLRDAGDHRTDPAEYEQRYEDWLDEFEARKTKSVGFGWITLRRSDAAEPSIVVEEWPHSVEQPLGEAVLAHFARQDYLRDHDDAALLAGYFRLTEEVVQEQVGAPGAEDPEHVVLRQNRGMRRATKVDTVGAGFAGVCDGSLSAGRILDAIAQLVEEDPVVLRDRTPEAIRMLVEQGFLEPVTAAEAEAGAEAAGE, from the coding sequence GTGAGTACCACCAGCCTTCCCCCCGGTCTGCCCGCCCGCCTCCCCTCGTCGGCCCGCGCGGCCGAGCTCCGCGCCGCGTTGCTCGCCGCGGGCTTCACCGCCGACGGCCTGCTCGACCTGCTCGGTGCCCCGGCGTACGCCGCGCTGGCCCGCAGCGAGACCGTCCCCGCCCTGCGCGCCACGCGGAGCCGCGGCGACGGGCCGCTCGCGAGCCTGACCCGGCTGTTCCTGCTGCGGCAGCCGGTGCCGTACGTGCACGCCGCGCAGGCCCTGCCCGTCGATGCGGCGCTGGCCGACGGCTGGCTGCGGCGCGAGGGCGACGAGGTGCACGCCACCGTGGACGTGCGCCCGTACGGCGGTCCGGACGGCGAGGACTGGTTCATCGTCTCCGACCTCGGCTGCGCCGTCGGCGGGGCCGGCGGGATCGGCAGCCGCGAGGAGGGCGTGGTGCTCGGTGTCGGCGGCGCCTCCACGACGCTGGCCGGGATCACCATCCGCACCCCGGTCGGCTCGGCGCTCGACGTCGGCACCGGATCCGGGATCCAGGCGCTGCACGCCGCCCAGCACGCGACCCGGGTCACGGCTACCGATGTCAACCCGCGGGCCCTGGAGTTCACCCGGTTGACGCTGGCGCTGTCGGGGGCCCCCGAGGCGGAACTGCTCGCCGGGTCGCTGTTCGAGCCGGTCGGCGCGGCCACGTACGACCTGATCGTGTCGAATCCGCCCTTCGTGATCTCCCCCGGAGCCCGGCTGACGTACCGGGACGGCGGGATGGGCGGCGACGACCTGTGCCGGACCCTGGTCCAGGAGGCCGGAGCCCGGCTCAACCCGGGCGGATTCGCGCAGTTCCTGGGCAACTGGCAGCACGTGGAGGGCGAGGACTGGCACGACCGGGTACGGGCCTGGGTGCCGCGCGGCTGCGACGCCTGGATCGTGCAGCGCGACGTGCAGGACGTGACGCAGTACGCGGAGCTGTGGCTGCGCGACGCGGGCGATCACCGCACCGACCCCGCCGAGTACGAACAGCGGTACGAGGACTGGCTGGACGAGTTCGAAGCCCGCAAGACCAAGTCGGTCGGCTTCGGCTGGATCACGCTGCGGCGCAGCGACGCGGCCGAGCCGTCGATCGTGGTCGAGGAGTGGCCGCACTCGGTGGAACAGCCGCTCGGGGAAGCCGTCCTGGCGCACTTCGCGCGCCAGGACTACCTGCGCGACCACGATGACGCGGCCCTGCTCGCGGGCTATTTCCGGCTGACCGAGGAGGTCGTGCAGGAGCAGGTCGGCGCGCCCGGCGCGGAGGATCCGGAACACGTCGTGCTCCGGCAGAACCGCGGCATGCGGCGCGCCACCAAGGTCGACACGGTCGGGGCCGGCTTCGCCGGGGTGTGTGACGGATCACTGAGCGCGGGGCGGATTCTGGACGCCATCGCCCAGCTGGTGGAGGAGGACCCGGTGGTCCTGCGGGACCGGACGCCCGAGGCGATCCGGATGCTGGTGGAGCAGGGGTTCCTGGAGCCGGTGACCGCGGCGGAAGCGGAAGCGGGCGCGGAAGCCGCCGGGGAGTAG
- the tmk gene encoding dTMP kinase, translated as MTRAEQPTVVTATADTAPTYDEALAADSRERAVRALLRTPGLRRLWSAQLVSGIGDALALLVLVLLVFQAAVDQEPFGGGYTGWALAVAAVFGVRVVSTVLFGAVLLGPLAKLTAPGGKLDRRWTMIGADGLRLGLFVVAPLWLDWIGPHALTALLATVFVSGAAERMWGLAKDSAAPGLLPSPPPEGATVRPLPDHLDALRRLNLRTAFAALPVAAAALLASTLIGKALGLGIGWFAENQAALGSYVASGLFAASVSLLLPLVLPATKTPRPRSPLEGLRAPKAGDRPEKGRTGSIPLFVLVCAAVAGAVASAAAVAVLHTTDLGGGAAAFSLFVLALLGGTALGIRATQAGKVLPSLSRRRLLALAVGVAGLALLLTGLVPDTSTVVFLSLLAGTAAGVAANTGHTLLDQETEEFRRARVTEHLQAVVRVAVAVGAVAAPLLAALIGPHRLAAGEVVFAHGGAAFTLMLVGALLLPVAVIVLAKADDRSGVPLRRDLREALRGGEPVQAASDAGFFIALEGGDGAGKSTQVQAMADWIRAKGHEVVVTREPGATPVGKRLRSILLDVSSAGLSNRAEALLYAADRAEHVDTVVRPALERGAVVITDRYVDSSVAYQGAGRDLSPTEIARISRWATDGLVPNLTVLLDVSPETARERFTEAPDRLESEPAEFHQRVRAGFLTLAAADPGRYLVVDAGQDPESVSTVVRHRLDRMLPLSEAEVAAQAEARRLAIEEAKRKAEEEAARKAEEARLRAEEEARKAREAEEARIAAEAEAARKAEEARLRAEEEARQRAEAERLRLEAEEKARAVEQERLRKQAEEEARLHAEAEERRLEKQRRAEEALLKAEEARRLAEASAAEAAAKSAAAAAAAASVAAASASVPAVAPAAPAAPAAAPPAAAGSAPKADLRKETHHDEAVTIETPFVKRVVQPDDVTQTVPVPKADPAAGPADETAVLPPVRATGPADETAVLPPVRPTGTGEAAPTRPAAPRASYSASRPTAQRPEENPADRVPPGIFRDSGNDATRELPLLTDVTEDGRPRRPRSDWAEETPLDDLPTLADELLGPRRDDEDDQGRGPRRR; from the coding sequence ATGACGCGAGCCGAGCAGCCAACGGTCGTGACCGCCACCGCCGACACCGCCCCCACCTACGACGAAGCCCTCGCCGCGGACTCCCGCGAGCGTGCGGTGCGCGCCCTGCTGCGCACCCCCGGGCTGCGCCGTCTGTGGAGCGCGCAGTTGGTGAGCGGCATCGGCGATGCCCTCGCCCTGCTGGTCCTGGTGCTGCTGGTCTTCCAGGCGGCCGTGGACCAGGAGCCCTTCGGCGGTGGTTACACCGGCTGGGCCCTCGCCGTGGCCGCCGTGTTCGGCGTCCGCGTGGTGTCCACCGTCCTCTTCGGCGCGGTCCTCCTCGGGCCCCTGGCCAAGCTGACCGCCCCCGGCGGCAAGCTGGACCGCCGCTGGACGATGATCGGCGCCGACGGGCTCCGGCTCGGCCTCTTCGTCGTCGCCCCGCTGTGGCTCGACTGGATCGGCCCGCACGCGCTGACCGCGCTGCTCGCCACCGTCTTCGTCTCCGGCGCTGCCGAGCGGATGTGGGGGCTGGCCAAGGACAGCGCCGCGCCCGGCCTGCTGCCTTCGCCGCCGCCGGAGGGGGCGACCGTACGGCCGCTGCCCGACCACCTCGACGCACTGCGCCGGCTGAACCTGCGCACCGCCTTCGCCGCCCTGCCGGTCGCCGCGGCCGCACTGCTCGCCTCGACGCTGATCGGCAAGGCCCTCGGCCTCGGCATCGGCTGGTTCGCCGAGAACCAGGCCGCCCTCGGCTCGTACGTGGCCTCCGGTCTCTTCGCGGCCTCCGTGTCGCTGCTGCTCCCGCTGGTGCTGCCCGCGACGAAGACCCCGCGTCCGCGCTCCCCGCTGGAGGGCCTGCGCGCCCCCAAGGCGGGGGACCGGCCGGAGAAGGGGCGGACCGGGTCCATCCCGCTGTTCGTCCTCGTCTGCGCCGCCGTCGCCGGAGCCGTCGCCTCGGCCGCCGCCGTGGCCGTCCTGCACACCACCGACCTGGGGGGCGGAGCTGCCGCGTTCTCGCTGTTCGTACTGGCCCTGCTCGGCGGCACCGCCCTCGGCATCCGTGCCACCCAGGCCGGCAAGGTGCTCCCCTCCCTGTCCCGGCGCCGCCTGCTGGCGCTGGCCGTCGGGGTGGCCGGGCTGGCGCTGCTGCTGACCGGGCTGGTGCCGGACACCTCGACGGTGGTGTTCCTCTCGCTGCTCGCCGGCACCGCCGCGGGCGTCGCCGCGAACACCGGGCACACGCTGCTCGACCAGGAGACCGAGGAGTTCCGCCGGGCCCGGGTCACCGAGCACCTGCAGGCCGTCGTCCGGGTCGCCGTGGCCGTCGGAGCCGTGGCCGCACCGCTGCTGGCCGCCCTGATCGGACCGCACCGGCTGGCCGCCGGCGAGGTCGTCTTCGCCCACGGCGGCGCGGCCTTCACGCTGATGCTGGTCGGCGCCCTGCTGCTGCCGGTCGCCGTCATCGTCCTGGCCAAGGCCGACGACCGCAGCGGCGTACCGCTGCGCCGCGACCTGCGCGAGGCGCTGCGCGGCGGGGAGCCGGTCCAGGCCGCCTCCGACGCCGGGTTCTTCATCGCCCTGGAGGGCGGCGACGGCGCCGGTAAGTCCACCCAGGTGCAGGCCATGGCCGACTGGATACGGGCGAAGGGCCACGAGGTCGTCGTCACGCGCGAGCCCGGGGCCACCCCGGTCGGCAAGCGGCTGCGTTCGATCCTGCTCGACGTGTCCTCCGCCGGCCTGTCGAACCGCGCCGAGGCCCTGCTGTACGCGGCCGACCGCGCCGAGCACGTGGACACCGTCGTCCGGCCCGCCCTGGAGCGCGGCGCGGTGGTCATCACCGACCGCTACGTCGACTCCTCGGTGGCCTACCAGGGCGCCGGCCGGGACCTGTCCCCGACCGAGATCGCCCGCATCTCGCGCTGGGCCACGGACGGGCTCGTACCGAATCTGACCGTGCTGCTCGACGTGTCGCCGGAGACGGCCCGGGAGCGGTTCACGGAGGCGCCGGACCGGTTGGAGTCGGAGCCGGCGGAGTTCCACCAGCGGGTGCGGGCCGGGTTCCTGACCCTGGCCGCGGCCGACCCCGGTCGCTACCTGGTGGTCGACGCGGGCCAGGACCCGGAGTCGGTGAGCACCGTCGTGCGCCACCGGCTGGACCGGATGCTCCCGCTGTCGGAGGCCGAGGTGGCCGCGCAGGCGGAGGCCCGCCGGCTCGCCATCGAGGAGGCCAAGCGCAAGGCCGAGGAAGAGGCCGCGCGCAAGGCGGAGGAAGCCCGGCTGCGCGCCGAGGAAGAGGCCCGCAAGGCCCGCGAGGCCGAGGAGGCCCGGATCGCGGCCGAGGCCGAGGCCGCCCGCAAGGCGGAGGAAGCCCGGCTGCGCGCCGAGGAGGAGGCCCGCCAGAGGGCCGAGGCTGAGCGGCTGCGCCTGGAGGCCGAGGAGAAGGCCCGCGCGGTGGAGCAGGAGCGGCTGCGCAAGCAGGCGGAGGAGGAGGCCCGGCTGCACGCCGAGGCCGAGGAGCGCCGGCTGGAGAAGCAGCGGCGGGCCGAGGAGGCCCTGCTGAAGGCCGAGGAGGCGCGGCGGCTGGCCGAGGCCTCGGCGGCGGAGGCGGCGGCGAAGTCCGCTGCCGCCGCGGCTGCGGCCGCCTCGGTGGCGGCTGCTTCGGCGTCCGTGCCGGCGGTTGCGCCCGCTGCCCCGGCGGCTCCCGCGGCGGCCCCTCCTGCTGCCGCAGGGTCTGCTCCCAAGGCCGACCTGCGCAAGGAAACGCACCACGACGAGGCCGTCACGATCGAGACTCCGTTCGTCAAGCGGGTCGTGCAGCCGGACGACGTCACCCAGACGGTCCCGGTGCCGAAGGCCGATCCGGCGGCGGGTCCGGCGGACGAGACGGCCGTGCTGCCGCCCGTCCGCGCGACGGGTCCGGCCGACGAGACGGCGGTCCTGCCGCCCGTACGCCCCACGGGCACGGGAGAGGCTGCGCCGACGCGGCCGGCAGCGCCCAGGGCCTCGTACTCCGCGTCGCGGCCGACGGCCCAGCGCCCCGAGGAGAACCCGGCCGACCGGGTCCCGCCGGGCATCTTCCGCGACTCGGGCAACGACGCGACCCGTGAGCTGCCGCTGCTCACCGACGTCACCGAGGACGGCCGGCCGCGCCGGCCCCGCTCGGACTGGGCGGAGGAGACTCCGCTGGACGATCTGCCGACGCTGGCGGACGAGCTGCTGGGACCGCGCCGGGACGACGAGGACGACCAGGGCCGGGGGCCGCGCCGCCGCTGA
- the topA gene encoding type I DNA topoisomerase, producing the protein MSPTSETAKGGRRLVIVESPAKAKTIKGYLGPGYVVEASVGHIRDLPSGAAEVPDKYTGEVRRLGVDVEHDFAPIYVVNADKKAQVRKLKELLAESDELFLATDEDREGEAIAWHLQEVLKPKVPVHRMVFHEITKDAIRDAVANPRELNQRMVDAQETRRILDRLYGYEVSPVLWKKVMPKLSAGRVQSVATRMVVEKERERIAFRSAEYWDLTGTFATGRAGDASDPSTLVARLNTVDGKRVAQGRDFGSTGQLKSEVLHLDETNARALAAALAETSFAVRSVESKPYRRSPYAPFRTTTLQQEASRKLGFGAKATMQVAQKLYENGFITYMRTDSTTLSDTAVSAARAQVTQLYGAEYLPEKPRVYAGKVKNAQEAHEAIRPSGDRFRTPAETGLTGDQFRLYELIWKRTVASQMKDAVGNSVTVKIGGRSADGRDAEFSASGKTITFHGFMKAYVEGADDPNAELDDREKRLPQVAEGDALSAEEITVDGHSTKPPARYTEASLVKELEEREIGRPSTYASIIGTILDRGYVFKKGTALVPSFLSFAVVNLLETHFGRLVDYDFTAKMEDDLDRIARGEAQSVPWLKRFYFGAEDATEVVPADGDALGGLKELVTDLGAIDAREISSFPVGEGIVLRVGRYGPYVERGEKDAEGHQRADVPEELAPDELTVEYAEELFAKPSGEFELGKDPISGNEIVAKDGRYGPYVTEILPEGTPKTGKNAVKPRTASLFQSMSLDTVTLEDALRLMSLPRVVGVDAEGAEITAQNGRYGPYLKKGTDSRSLETEDQLFAITLEQALAIYAQPKQRGRAAAKPPLKELGTDPVSEKPVVVKDGRFGPYVTDGETNATLRRDDDVETITPERGYELLAEKRAKGPVKKTAKKAPAKKAPAKKATATKTAAAKKTTTAKKATAAKKTTAKKTVAKKTAAAASADE; encoded by the coding sequence TTGTCCCCGACTAGCGAGACCGCAAAGGGCGGCCGCCGACTCGTCATCGTCGAGTCCCCTGCCAAGGCGAAGACGATCAAGGGCTATCTCGGCCCGGGATACGTCGTCGAGGCGAGCGTCGGGCACATCCGCGACCTCCCGAGTGGCGCGGCCGAGGTTCCCGACAAGTACACCGGTGAGGTCCGCCGTCTCGGTGTGGACGTCGAGCACGACTTCGCGCCGATCTACGTCGTCAACGCCGATAAGAAGGCCCAGGTCAGGAAGCTCAAGGAGCTGCTGGCCGAGTCCGACGAACTCTTCCTCGCCACCGATGAGGACCGCGAGGGCGAAGCCATCGCGTGGCACCTGCAGGAAGTCCTCAAGCCCAAGGTCCCCGTCCACCGGATGGTCTTCCACGAGATCACCAAGGACGCGATCCGCGACGCCGTCGCCAACCCGCGCGAGCTCAACCAGCGCATGGTCGACGCCCAGGAGACCCGCCGCATCCTCGACCGCCTCTACGGCTACGAGGTCTCGCCGGTCCTGTGGAAGAAGGTCATGCCGAAGCTGTCGGCGGGCCGCGTCCAGTCGGTGGCCACCCGCATGGTGGTCGAGAAGGAGCGCGAGCGCATCGCCTTCCGCTCGGCCGAGTACTGGGACCTGACCGGCACCTTCGCCACCGGCCGCGCCGGTGACGCCTCCGACCCCTCCACGCTGGTCGCCCGCCTGAACACGGTGGACGGCAAGCGCGTCGCGCAGGGCCGCGACTTCGGTTCGACCGGGCAGCTCAAGAGCGAGGTGCTGCACCTCGACGAGACGAACGCGCGGGCGCTGGCCGCCGCGCTGGCGGAGACCTCGTTCGCCGTCAGGTCCGTCGAGTCCAAGCCGTACCGCCGCTCCCCGTACGCCCCGTTCCGTACGACGACGCTCCAGCAGGAGGCCTCGCGCAAGCTCGGCTTCGGTGCGAAGGCGACGATGCAGGTGGCGCAGAAGCTGTACGAGAACGGCTTCATCACCTATATGCGTACCGACTCCACGACGCTCTCCGACACCGCGGTGTCGGCGGCGCGTGCGCAGGTCACGCAGCTCTACGGGGCCGAGTACCTGCCGGAGAAGCCGCGCGTCTACGCAGGCAAGGTCAAGAACGCGCAGGAGGCGCACGAGGCGATCCGTCCTTCGGGTGATCGTTTCCGCACCCCGGCCGAGACCGGTCTGACCGGCGACCAGTTCCGCCTGTACGAGCTCATCTGGAAGCGCACCGTCGCCTCCCAGATGAAGGACGCGGTCGGCAACTCGGTGACCGTGAAGATCGGCGGCCGGTCGGCCGACGGCCGTGACGCCGAGTTCTCGGCCTCCGGCAAGACGATCACCTTCCACGGGTTCATGAAGGCCTACGTCGAGGGCGCGGACGACCCGAACGCCGAGCTCGACGACCGTGAGAAGCGTCTCCCGCAGGTCGCCGAGGGCGACGCGCTGTCGGCCGAGGAGATCACGGTCGACGGCCACTCGACCAAGCCGCCGGCCCGCTACACCGAGGCCTCGCTGGTCAAGGAGCTGGAAGAGCGGGAGATCGGCCGCCCGTCGACGTACGCGTCGATCATCGGCACGATCCTGGACCGCGGGTACGTCTTCAAGAAGGGCACGGCGCTCGTGCCGTCCTTCCTGTCGTTCGCCGTGGTCAACCTGCTGGAGACGCACTTCGGACGGCTCGTCGACTACGACTTCACCGCCAAGATGGAGGACGACCTCGACCGCATCGCGCGGGGCGAGGCGCAGTCCGTGCCGTGGCTCAAGCGCTTCTACTTCGGCGCGGAGGACGCCACCGAGGTCGTGCCGGCCGACGGTGACGCGCTCGGCGGCCTGAAGGAGCTGGTGACCGACCTGGGCGCGATCGACGCCCGGGAGATCTCCTCCTTCCCCGTCGGCGAGGGCATCGTGCTGCGGGTCGGCCGCTACGGGCCGTACGTGGAGCGCGGTGAGAAGGACGCCGAGGGCCACCAGCGGGCGGACGTCCCGGAGGAGCTGGCCCCCGACGAGCTGACGGTCGAGTACGCGGAGGAGCTCTTCGCGAAGCCGAGCGGCGAGTTCGAGCTGGGCAAGGACCCGATCAGCGGGAACGAAATCGTCGCGAAGGACGGTCGCTACGGGCCGTACGTGACGGAGATCCTGCCCGAGGGCACTCCGAAGACGGGCAAGAACGCGGTCAAGCCGCGGACGGCCTCGCTGTTCCAGTCGATGAGCCTGGACACGGTCACGCTCGAGGACGCCCTGCGTCTGATGTCCCTTCCCCGGGTCGTCGGCGTGGACGCGGAGGGCGCGGAGATCACCGCGCAGAACGGCCGCTACGGCCCGTACCTGAAGAAGGGCACGGACTCGCGGTCGCTGGAGACCGAGGACCAGCTGTTCGCCATCACCCTGGAGCAGGCGCTCGCGATCTACGCGCAGCCGAAGCAGCGGGGGCGCGCGGCCGCGAAGCCGCCGCTGAAGGAGCTGGGGACGGACCCGGTCAGCGAGAAGCCGGTGGTCGTCAAGGACGGCCGGTTCGGCCCGTACGTGACGGACGGCGAGACGAACGCGACGCTGCGGCGGGACGACGACGTCGAGACGATCACGCCGGAGCGGGGCTACGAGCTGCTCGCGGAGAAGCGCGCCAAGGGTCCGGTGAAGAAGACGGCCAAGAAGGCTCCCGCGAAGAAGGCCCCGGCGAAGAAGGCGACGGCGACGAAGACCGCTGCCGCCAAGAAGACGACGACGGCCAAGAAGGCGACGGCGGCGAAGAAGACGACGGCCAAGAAGACGGTCGCGAAGAAGACGGCGGCGGCCGCTTCGGCGGACGAGTAG